Proteins from a single region of Runella sp. SP2:
- the bla gene encoding class A beta-lactamase, subclass A2 translates to MQTSFLRPLFLLFVTFSFTTSAQLPDLKKKISQIVAGKKVKVGVAILGPTPADTLSFYGNGRFPMQSVFKLHIGLAMLSEVDKGKFKLNQPIKVEKADLIPDLYSPLRDAHPNGGDIELSKIIEYTVAESDNVGCELLLKLLGGPQAVEQYLLSRGFKNVSIKINEQVMQKNWELQYQNWTTPKAANDLLAAYYFNSRKLLSSKSHDFLWSVMKGTKTGKNRLRSQLPAETVLAHKTGSSGTNAEGLTAAVNDIGVLFLPSGSPVFISIFVTNSTESEATNEKIIADIGKVTWDYFTKK, encoded by the coding sequence ATGCAGACCTCCTTTTTACGCCCCCTATTTCTTCTTTTTGTCACTTTTTCGTTCACTACCTCGGCCCAGCTTCCCGATTTGAAGAAAAAAATCAGCCAAATCGTCGCAGGCAAAAAAGTAAAAGTCGGCGTCGCTATCTTGGGGCCTACTCCCGCTGATACGTTGTCCTTTTACGGTAACGGCCGTTTTCCGATGCAAAGCGTTTTTAAATTGCACATTGGACTGGCGATGTTGTCGGAAGTGGATAAGGGTAAGTTCAAATTAAACCAACCCATCAAAGTCGAAAAAGCTGACCTTATCCCTGATTTGTACAGCCCCCTCCGCGATGCTCATCCCAACGGCGGCGACATCGAACTTTCCAAAATTATTGAATACACGGTAGCTGAAAGCGACAATGTCGGCTGCGAATTGCTTCTAAAATTACTCGGTGGTCCACAAGCCGTCGAACAATACCTGCTTAGTCGTGGTTTTAAGAACGTATCCATCAAAATCAACGAACAAGTGATGCAAAAAAACTGGGAGTTACAATACCAAAACTGGACTACCCCCAAAGCAGCCAATGACCTATTGGCGGCCTACTATTTTAATTCACGAAAATTGCTTTCATCCAAAAGCCACGATTTTTTGTGGTCGGTGATGAAAGGAACAAAAACGGGCAAAAATCGACTAAGAAGTCAGCTTCCCGCCGAAACAGTTCTCGCTCACAAAACAGGTTCGTCGGGCACCAATGCCGAAGGGCTGACCGCCGCTGTCAATGACATTGGGGTACTTTTCCTTCCCTCGGGTAGTCCTGTCTTCATCAGTATATTTGTCACCAACTCCACCGAAAGTGAAGCTACCAATGAAAAAATCATTGCCGATATTGGAAAAGTGACGTGGGATTATTTCACAAAAAAATAA